In the genome of Amaranthus tricolor cultivar Red isolate AtriRed21 chromosome 15, ASM2621246v1, whole genome shotgun sequence, one region contains:
- the LOC130801478 gene encoding DEAD-box ATP-dependent RNA helicase 5, which yields MGRKIKDVMSSGDGDRKIKRKRKLEEAEEGLTNAQINGNLGENHEVSVSKKEEKKRKKKNKKKENGFEEGDNQLGSECEGEKKTKNGSELGEESGKKKEKKKKTEKDGGFINGDEKKEGEEEKKSYGGVVVSGKNSSDSKYSPLNSFADVKVSANVIECCKDFDKPSPIQSHSWPFLLDGRDFIGIAQTGSGKTLAFGIPAMMHVLGKRKGDMSRRKNPICLILSPTRELAQQIADVLCNAGKSCGIKSACFYGGTSKGPQLEALRSGVDIVIATPGRLKDLIEMGKCCLKEASYVVLDEADRMLDMGFEQDVRSILSQTCSVRQMVMFSATWPIEVHQLAQEFMDPNPIKVVVGSEDLAANHDVMQIVEVLEERTRDNRLVALLEKYHQSQRNRVIVFVLYQKEGDRVERMLQGRGWKAVAIHAGKPQHTRTKSLALFKSGTCPLLIATDVAARGLDIPDVEVVINYSFPLTTEDYVHRIGRTGRAGKKGVAHTFFTKENKGLAGELVNVLREADQHIPPDLVKFGTHVKKKESKLYGAHFREITADAPKATKIKFADSDDE from the exons ATGGGTCGCAAAATCAAGGACGTTATGAGTTCTGGTGACGGAGATAGAAAAATCAAGCGAAAGAGAAAGCTTGAAGAAGCTGAAGAAGGACTAACAAATGCTCAAATTAATGGCAATTTAGGAGAAAATCATGAAGTTTCAGTTTCAAAGAaggaagaaaagaagagaaagaagaagaataagaaaaaggaaaatggGTTTGAAGAGGGCGATAACCAATTGGGTTCAGAGTGTGAAGGAGAGAAAAAAACGAAGAATGGGTCAGAATTAGGTGAAGAAAGTGGCaagaagaaggagaaaaagaagaagacgGAGAAAGATGGGGGCTTTATTAATGGAGATGAAAAGAAAGAGGGTGAAGAAGAGAAGAAGAGTTATGGAGGTGTGGTGGTTTCTGGGAAGAATTCAAGTGATTCAAAGTATTCACCTTTGAATTCATTTGCTGATGTTAAAGTTTCTGCAAATGTGATTGAATGTTGTAAAGATTTTGATAAACCTTCTCCTATTCAATCTCATTCCTGGCCTTTTTTATTGGATGGCCGTGATTTTATTGGGATTGCCCAAACCGGGTCAG GTAAGACTTTAGCATTTGGAATTCCAGCAATGATGCATGTTTTGGGCAAAAGAAAAGGTGATATGTCTAGAAGGAAGAATCCAATTTGCCTTATTTTGTCACCTACAAGGGAGCTTGCGCAACAA ATTGCTGATGTTCTTTGCAATGCTGGGAAGTCCTGTGGTATAAAATCTGCTTGTTTCTATGGAGGAACCTCAAAAGGACCTCAGTTGGAGGCTTTGAGGTCTGGTGTT GACATTGTCATTGCAACTCCAGGACGTTTGAAGGACTTGATTGAAATGGGTAAATGCTGTCTGAAAGAAGCATCATATGTG GTTTTGGATGAAGCGGATCGTATGCTTGATATGGGATTTGAGCAAGATGTTCGTTCTATATTGAGTCAGACATGCTCTG TTCGGCAAATGGTGATGTTTAGTGCTACTTGGCCTATAGAGGTTCATCAACTGGCCCAAGAATTCATGGACCCGAACCCTATCAAG GTTGTGGTCGGTTCTGAAGATTTGGCTGCTAATCACGACGTCATGCAGATAGTAGAG GTCTTGGAAGAGAGAACACGTGATAACCGCCTTGTCGCTCTGCTTGAGAAATACCATCAGTCGCAAAG GAATAGAGTTATAGTGTTTGTCTTGTATCAGAAGGAAGGAGATCGCGTAGAGAGAATGCTGCAAGGAAG GGGATGGAAAGCTGTCGCTATACATGCTGGTAAACCGCAACATACACGGACAAAGTCACTGGCCTTGTTCAAGAGTGGAACATGTCCTCTATTG ATAGCAACTGATGTGGCTGCTCGAGGACTGGATATTCCAGATGTTGAGGTAGTTATCAACTACAGTTTCCCACTCACTACCGAAGATTATGTTCATAGGATTGGAAGAACTGGACGAGCGGGTAAAAAAGGTGTCGCTCACACCTTTTTTACTAAAGAGAACAAG GGTCTTGCTGGGGAGCTGGTGAATGTTCTTCGAGAAGCTGATCAGCATATTCCGCCTGATCTTGTAAAATTCGGCACACACGTAAAAAAGAAG GAGTCCAAGCTCTACGGTGCTCATTTTAGAGAGATCACTGCTGATGCTCCTAAGGCTACAAAGATAAAGTTTGCCGACTCCGACGATGAATGA